From one Pseudomonas sp. B21-048 genomic stretch:
- a CDS encoding YajD family HNH nuclease, which produces MSSSTPPSNTSKLDRILADNQRDKEMGYRDKALKMYPHVCGRCAREFSGKRLSELTVHHRDHNHDNNPQDGSNWELLCLYCHDNEHSRYTDQQYFGEGSLSTPKIAKATHNPFAALAGLMKKED; this is translated from the coding sequence ATGAGTTCGTCAACGCCTCCGTCCAACACGTCGAAGCTGGACCGCATCCTTGCCGACAACCAGCGCGACAAGGAAATGGGTTACCGCGACAAGGCCCTGAAAATGTACCCGCACGTGTGCGGCCGCTGCGCCCGTGAGTTTTCCGGCAAGCGCCTGAGCGAACTGACCGTGCACCACCGTGACCACAATCACGACAACAACCCTCAGGACGGCTCGAACTGGGAGCTGTTGTGCCTGTATTGCCACGATAACGAGCACTCGCGCTATACCGATCAGCAGTATTTCGGCGAAGGCTCGTTGAGTACGCCGAAGATTGCCAAGGCGACGCATAATCCGTTTGCGGCGTTGGCGGGGTTGATGAAGAAAGAAGACTGA
- a CDS encoding cyclic nucleotide-binding domain-containing protein yields the protein MSEPTLLNKEIRDWLMDCGLFDQLLPADFVAASGYFSISTIAEGEEIFHEGDAGSFMCIIHTGQVSVQKTNSDGQRVIMATLRSGRAFGEMAVLDGERRSASCVAASNCQLLNLGKDSLEKMLNDAPKIAAKIIRALAVSLSKRLRMADGQLLSQQV from the coding sequence ATGTCAGAACCGACCTTATTGAACAAAGAAATTCGCGACTGGCTGATGGACTGCGGCCTGTTCGATCAACTGCTGCCGGCAGACTTCGTGGCGGCATCAGGTTACTTCAGCATCAGCACCATCGCCGAAGGCGAAGAGATTTTCCATGAGGGCGATGCCGGCAGTTTCATGTGCATCATCCACACCGGCCAGGTGTCGGTGCAGAAGACCAACAGCGACGGGCAACGGGTGATCATGGCCACCTTGCGCAGCGGTCGGGCGTTCGGTGAAATGGCGGTGCTCGACGGTGAACGACGCTCAGCCAGTTGCGTGGCCGCGAGCAATTGCCAGTTGCTGAACCTGGGCAAGGACTCCCTGGAGAAGATGCTCAACGACGCACCAAAAATCGCCGCCAAGATCATCCGCGCCCTCGCCGTCTCTCTCTCCAAGCGCTTGCGCATGGCCGACGGGCAATTGCTCTCGCAGCAGGTCTAG
- a CDS encoding DUF2892 domain-containing protein codes for MREFSPVERIEPTSFQSPSVQNVHGWERAGSLAGGVVMLSKGLRRGGVFGLIEMALGGMALARGITGHCSAKSLLEKNRQDMKNARARIERAGDELARMKANAEAATSTATVTGNDSLNSPKVGV; via the coding sequence ATGCGCGAGTTCAGTCCTGTAGAACGTATCGAACCCACCTCGTTCCAGAGCCCTTCCGTACAAAACGTTCATGGCTGGGAACGCGCCGGCTCCCTGGCAGGTGGCGTAGTCATGCTGAGCAAGGGCCTACGACGCGGCGGCGTATTCGGATTGATTGAAATGGCTCTCGGCGGGATGGCCCTGGCCCGAGGCATCACCGGGCATTGCTCGGCTAAAAGCCTGTTGGAAAAAAACCGTCAGGACATGAAAAATGCACGCGCAAGGATCGAACGCGCCGGGGATGAGTTGGCCCGCATGAAAGCCAATGCCGAAGCGGCGACCAGCACGGCAACGGTAACGGGTAATGATTCGTTGAACTCGCCGAAGGTTGGCGTCTGA
- a CDS encoding RNA methyltransferase has protein sequence MADKRYSCIGLYNPKSPENVGSVMRAAGCYGVASVFYTGKRYERAADFVTDTKRVHYDIPLIGIDDLKKILPLGCVPVAVELVDGARSLPEYTHPDRALYIFGPEDGSLDKDIRDWCEDVVYIPTTGCMNLAATVNVVLYDRMAKGNNTRSGPKFR, from the coding sequence GTGGCAGACAAACGGTACAGCTGCATTGGTTTGTATAACCCCAAATCACCGGAGAACGTCGGTTCGGTGATGCGCGCCGCCGGCTGCTATGGCGTGGCGTCGGTGTTTTACACTGGCAAGCGTTATGAACGCGCCGCCGATTTTGTCACCGACACCAAGAGGGTCCACTACGACATTCCGCTGATCGGCATCGACGACCTGAAGAAAATCCTGCCCCTGGGCTGTGTCCCGGTCGCCGTGGAACTGGTCGACGGCGCCCGCTCGCTGCCGGAATACACGCACCCGGATCGCGCCCTCTACATCTTCGGCCCCGAAGACGGTTCGCTGGATAAAGACATCCGCGACTGGTGCGAAGACGTGGTCTACATCCCGACCACCGGCTGCATGAACCTAGCGGCCACCGTCAACGTTGTGCTGTACGACCGCATGGCCAAGGGCAACAACACCCGCTCGGGTCCGAAATTCCGCTGA
- a CDS encoding class I SAM-dependent methyltransferase: MSALPPSAIELEFARRYDQEHARVCLQSRPRGLAGRLTFWRDEQLVRNALQVAGEPGLILDVACGVGRFWSILAEHANRVILATDPSQDMLDHARTHHPQHLLERIKTFQSSAFTIGLSANAVDCIFCMQLFQHIASPEHRLAMLGEFHRVSRDTVIVAVRADAHFKLHRSGVEGAQAQPQASKAELEAEFRQAGFHLLSHQDFLPGCARMRVYVLRKGS; the protein is encoded by the coding sequence ATGTCCGCGTTGCCCCCATCCGCCATCGAACTTGAGTTCGCCCGGCGCTACGATCAGGAACACGCCCGCGTCTGCCTTCAGTCGCGACCGCGTGGCCTGGCGGGGCGTTTGACGTTCTGGCGCGACGAGCAACTGGTGCGTAACGCGCTTCAGGTCGCTGGCGAGCCGGGATTGATTCTTGATGTGGCCTGCGGTGTCGGGCGCTTCTGGTCGATACTGGCCGAGCATGCGAATCGGGTGATTCTTGCGACCGATCCGTCTCAGGACATGCTCGATCATGCCCGCACCCACCATCCGCAACACCTGCTGGAGCGGATCAAGACCTTTCAGAGTTCAGCCTTCACCATCGGTTTGTCGGCGAACGCGGTTGATTGCATTTTTTGCATGCAACTGTTTCAACACATCGCCAGTCCTGAGCATCGGTTGGCCATGCTGGGCGAGTTTCATCGGGTCAGTCGCGACACGGTGATCGTTGCAGTGCGGGCTGATGCGCATTTCAAACTGCACCGATCCGGTGTGGAAGGCGCACAGGCCCAGCCACAGGCGAGCAAGGCCGAGCTTGAGGCCGAGTTCAGGCAGGCGGGTTTCCACTTGCTCAGCCATCAGGACTTCCTGCCAGGTTGCGCGCGGATGCGTGTCTACGTGCTGCGTAAGGGCAGCTAG
- a CDS encoding class II glutamine amidotransferase, translating into MCELLGMSANVPTDIVFSFTGLMQRGGRTGPHRDGWGIAFYEGRGLRLFQDPAASSESEVANLVQRYPIKSEVVIGHIRQANVGKVCLSNTHPFVRELWGRNWCFAHNGQLADFNPTASFYRPVGDTDSEAAFCDLLNRVRAAFPEPVEIEALLSDLVAACAEYRSKGVFNCLLSDGDWLFCYCSSKLAQITRRAPFGPARLKDVDVIVDFQAETTPNDVVTVIATEPLTENETWTRYEPGQWSLWRRGECVSQGKTE; encoded by the coding sequence ATGTGTGAGTTATTGGGCATGAGCGCCAATGTCCCGACCGATATCGTGTTCAGCTTCACCGGGCTGATGCAGCGCGGCGGTCGTACCGGGCCGCACCGTGACGGTTGGGGCATCGCTTTTTATGAAGGCCGTGGCCTGCGGCTGTTCCAGGACCCGGCGGCGAGTAGCGAGTCGGAAGTGGCGAACCTGGTGCAGCGCTATCCGATCAAAAGCGAAGTAGTGATCGGCCACATCCGCCAGGCCAACGTCGGAAAAGTGTGCCTGTCCAACACCCACCCGTTCGTGCGCGAGCTGTGGGGGCGCAACTGGTGTTTCGCCCACAACGGCCAGTTGGCCGACTTCAATCCGACCGCCAGTTTTTACCGCCCCGTTGGCGATACCGACAGCGAAGCGGCGTTTTGCGATTTGCTCAATCGGGTGCGTGCAGCGTTCCCCGAGCCGGTAGAGATCGAAGCACTGCTGTCGGACCTGGTGGCCGCTTGCGCCGAGTACCGCAGCAAAGGCGTGTTCAACTGCCTGCTCAGCGACGGCGACTGGCTGTTCTGCTACTGCTCGAGCAAATTGGCGCAGATCACCCGCCGTGCACCGTTCGGCCCGGCGCGTTTAAAGGATGTCGATGTGATCGTCGACTTCCAGGCCGAAACCACCCCCAACGACGTGGTCACGGTGATCGCCACCGAACCCTTGACCGAAAACGAAACCTGGACCCGCTACGAACCGGGCCAATGGAGCCTCTGGCGACGCGGTGAATGCGTCAGCCAGGGCAAGACCGAATAA
- a CDS encoding MFS transporter: MDTMTENDYLIAWGLYAFAALGCLLVWMRITRWMWRWLREPLRLLVAVLLFSPTIIDPVKEKVAPAIAITALDLLFKVGNNAWRAISDLFMYGMIAFGIYLVFVAIRFPIERASNARKERAAAAKLAARADEPDDDQPFGGAGDDRYGRPPVPSNPQRLRSDPRL, encoded by the coding sequence ATGGACACCATGACCGAGAACGACTATCTGATCGCTTGGGGCCTCTACGCCTTTGCCGCTTTAGGCTGCCTGTTGGTGTGGATGCGCATCACCCGCTGGATGTGGCGCTGGCTGCGTGAGCCGTTGCGGCTGCTGGTGGCGGTGTTGCTGTTCAGCCCGACCATCATCGACCCGGTGAAGGAAAAGGTCGCCCCGGCCATCGCCATCACCGCCCTCGATCTGCTGTTCAAGGTTGGCAACAACGCCTGGCGAGCGATTTCCGACCTGTTCATGTACGGCATGATCGCCTTCGGCATTTATCTGGTTTTCGTGGCGATCCGTTTCCCCATCGAGCGTGCCTCCAACGCTCGCAAGGAACGGGCAGCGGCCGCCAAGTTAGCGGCGCGGGCCGACGAGCCTGACGACGATCAGCCTTTCGGCGGTGCCGGCGATGATCGTTATGGACGGCCTCCGGTGCCGAGCAATCCTCAGCGTTTGCGCAGCGATCCGCGTCTGTAA
- the rnd gene encoding ribonuclease D, translating into MAIDIHWIRDNDSLGQFCAEWQQLPFVALDTEFMRVDTFYPIAGLLQIGDGVRAYLIDPLTIDNWQPLAALLENPAVVKVVHACSEDLEVLLRLTGSLPAPLFDTQLAAAYLNLGFSMGYSRLVQEVLGIDLPKGETRSDWLQRPLSDTQISYAAEDALHLAEVFVQLRPKLSDEKYAWVLEDGAELVANLRREVDPYEVYRDAKLAWKLSRAQLAVLRELCAWREIEARARDLPRNRIVREHSLWPLARTQPDNLGALAKIEDMHPRTVRQDGEFLLDLIKRIGSVSPDQWPPAVPEPLPVDAAALVKQLRAIGQAEAERLNIAPELMLRKKTLEALLKSGFPNGPYQLPDSLRGWRRELMGQALLDSLATAGEQP; encoded by the coding sequence GTGGCCATCGATATTCACTGGATTCGCGACAACGATAGCCTCGGTCAATTTTGTGCCGAGTGGCAGCAGCTGCCATTCGTTGCCCTCGACACCGAATTCATGCGGGTCGACACCTTTTACCCGATCGCAGGCCTGCTGCAGATCGGCGATGGCGTACGCGCTTATCTGATTGACCCACTGACCATCGACAACTGGCAACCGCTGGCCGCATTGCTGGAAAACCCGGCGGTGGTCAAAGTCGTGCATGCGTGCAGCGAAGACCTCGAAGTGTTACTGCGCCTGACCGGCAGCCTGCCGGCGCCACTGTTCGACACCCAACTGGCCGCCGCTTACCTGAACCTCGGTTTTTCCATGGGTTATTCGCGGCTGGTGCAGGAAGTGCTCGGCATCGATCTGCCCAAGGGCGAAACCCGTTCCGACTGGCTGCAACGTCCACTGTCCGACACTCAAATCAGCTACGCCGCCGAAGATGCCTTACATCTGGCGGAAGTTTTCGTACAGCTGCGCCCGAAGCTTTCTGACGAAAAATACGCCTGGGTCTTGGAGGACGGTGCCGAGCTGGTGGCCAACCTGCGTCGTGAAGTCGACCCGTATGAGGTTTATCGCGACGCCAAGCTGGCCTGGAAGTTGTCCCGTGCCCAACTCGCCGTATTGCGCGAACTCTGCGCCTGGCGTGAAATAGAGGCCCGGGCCCGTGATTTGCCGCGCAACCGCATCGTCCGGGAACATTCCCTGTGGCCGTTGGCTCGCACGCAACCGGACAACCTCGGCGCGCTGGCGAAAATCGAAGACATGCACCCGCGTACCGTGCGTCAGGACGGCGAATTTCTACTTGATCTGATCAAGCGCATTGGCAGTGTGTCGCCTGATCAATGGCCACCGGCGGTGCCGGAGCCGTTGCCGGTGGACGCCGCCGCGCTGGTCAAACAGCTGCGCGCCATCGGACAGGCCGAAGCCGAGCGCCTGAACATCGCCCCAGAACTGATGCTGCGCAAGAAAACCCTGGAAGCGCTGCTTAAAAGCGGCTTCCCCAATGGTCCTTACCAATTGCCTGATTCGCTGCGTGGCTGGCGCCGCGAATTGATGGGCCAGGCGCTGCTCGACAGCCTGGCCACCGCCGGAGAACAGCCTTGA
- a CDS encoding D-2-hydroxyacid dehydrogenase: MRVLIAEHDHPVYAQLLRQAAPDLEVLTSGDSAELARQAADCQVWLGQPDLLATLLRQGHEPQWLQSTWAGITPLLADGLPRHYRLTRAVGIFGQVMAEYVLTYMLGHEREVLARLVSQVERKWDNRQGQSLAGRKVLIVGTGDIGQAVAQFLVPFGVELYGIASETREQMPFVEVGALSDLPRLVGEVDYVINLLPNTPNTHDLYDAALFKQFKPTGLFINVGRGVAVVDADLVEALKEGHLAGAVIDVCRQEPLPQRHPFWTAWGLLLTGHSSAPTSPPMMVKLFVENLRAYQAGEALRGEVDFNRGY, from the coding sequence ATGCGCGTTCTGATTGCTGAACACGACCACCCTGTGTATGCCCAACTGTTGCGTCAGGCAGCGCCTGATCTGGAAGTACTGACCAGCGGCGACTCCGCCGAACTGGCCCGTCAGGCCGCCGATTGCCAGGTCTGGCTCGGTCAACCGGACCTGCTGGCGACCTTGCTGCGTCAGGGCCACGAACCACAATGGTTGCAATCGACCTGGGCCGGCATCACGCCGTTGCTGGCCGACGGCCTGCCACGGCACTATCGTCTGACTCGCGCGGTAGGGATTTTCGGTCAGGTCATGGCCGAATATGTGCTGACTTATATGCTCGGTCACGAGCGCGAAGTATTGGCGCGGCTGGTCAGCCAGGTCGAGCGCAAATGGGACAACCGCCAGGGTCAAAGCCTGGCAGGACGCAAGGTGTTGATCGTCGGTACCGGTGACATTGGTCAGGCCGTGGCGCAGTTTCTTGTACCCTTTGGCGTCGAGTTGTATGGCATCGCCAGTGAAACCCGCGAGCAGATGCCGTTTGTCGAAGTCGGCGCGCTGAGCGACTTGCCGCGTCTGGTCGGTGAAGTGGATTACGTGATCAATCTGCTGCCGAACACCCCCAATACTCACGACCTGTACGACGCCGCACTGTTCAAGCAGTTCAAGCCGACCGGGTTGTTCATCAACGTCGGGCGCGGCGTGGCGGTGGTCGATGCGGATCTGGTGGAAGCCTTGAAGGAAGGGCATCTGGCCGGAGCCGTGATCGACGTTTGTCGTCAGGAGCCGCTGCCGCAACGCCATCCGTTCTGGACCGCGTGGGGCCTGCTGCTGACCGGCCACAGTTCGGCACCGACTTCGCCACCGATGATGGTGAAGTTGTTCGTCGAAAACCTGCGGGCGTATCAGGCGGGCGAAGCGTTGCGCGGGGAAGTGGATTTCAATCGCGGGTATTGA
- a CDS encoding S9 family peptidase: MPLSANAPIAHKADGCDPYAWLQERDTDAVLDYLKAENHYQEAQTADQAGLRETLFEEIKGRILETDLSLPSPWGPYLYYTRTTAGDEYARHYRCPRPVDGSLQIDENQELLLLDPNVLAKGGFFSLGAFSISPDHQRLAYSIDSSGEEIYTLFVKELSSGRVSELEFQDCDGSMTWANDSLTLFFGELDETHRPHKLFRYRLDGTAAEEVFHEPDGRFFLHCYRSSSERQLLLSLSSKTTSEIWVLDASLPHQAFTCLAPRVEEHEYDVDHGKLDGEWTWLIRTNRDGINFALYQAADTGVAPTEADWQNLIPHSDTVMLEGMSLNAEAMTLSLREGGLPIIEVRPRDLVPYRVQLPDAAYSLHVQNSLEFVSDRIRLRYEALNRPAQIRQLILSSGEQQVLKETPVLGPFDADAYVSQRLWATAPDGTQVPISFVVKREFLGKPTPLYLYGYGAYGESLDPWFSHARLSLLDRGMAFAIAHVRGGGELGEAWYRAGKQEHKHNTFSDFIACAEHLIANGFTTPSQLAISGGSAGGLLIGAVLNQRPELFGAAIAEVPFVDVLNTMLDPELPLTVTEYDEWGNPQEPDVYDRIKAYAPYENVTAQAYPATLVIAGYNDSRVQYWEAAKWVAKLRATKTDTNALLLKTELGAGHGGMSGRYQGLRDVALEYAFVFTVLGIA; this comes from the coding sequence ATGCCCCTATCCGCCAACGCTCCAATTGCCCACAAGGCCGACGGTTGCGACCCGTATGCCTGGCTGCAGGAGCGCGACACCGACGCGGTGCTCGATTACCTGAAAGCTGAAAACCATTATCAAGAGGCGCAAACCGCCGATCAGGCCGGGCTGCGCGAAACCCTGTTCGAAGAGATCAAGGGCCGTATTCTCGAAACCGACCTGTCGCTGCCCTCGCCTTGGGGCCCGTACCTGTATTACACCCGCACCACTGCCGGCGACGAATACGCCCGCCACTACCGCTGCCCGCGTCCGGTCGATGGCAGCCTGCAGATCGACGAAAACCAGGAACTACTGCTGCTTGATCCGAACGTGTTGGCCAAGGGTGGCTTCTTTTCCCTAGGTGCATTCAGCATCAGCCCGGACCACCAGCGCCTGGCCTACAGCATCGATTCCTCAGGCGAAGAGATTTACACCCTGTTCGTGAAGGAATTATCCAGCGGCCGCGTCAGCGAACTGGAATTCCAGGATTGCGACGGCAGCATGACCTGGGCCAACGACAGCCTGACGCTGTTTTTTGGTGAACTCGACGAGACTCATCGCCCGCACAAACTGTTCCGCTATCGGCTGGACGGCACCGCGGCCGAAGAAGTGTTCCATGAGCCGGACGGCCGATTCTTCCTGCATTGCTACCGCTCAAGCTCCGAACGGCAACTGCTGTTGTCGCTCAGTAGCAAGACCACCAGCGAAATCTGGGTGCTCGACGCCTCGCTGCCGCATCAGGCCTTTACCTGCCTGGCGCCGAGGGTTGAAGAGCATGAGTACGATGTCGACCACGGCAAGCTCGATGGCGAATGGACGTGGCTGATCCGCACCAACCGCGACGGCATCAACTTCGCGCTGTACCAGGCCGCCGATACTGGCGTAGCGCCGACCGAAGCCGACTGGCAGAACCTGATTCCCCACAGCGACACGGTGATGCTCGAAGGCATGAGCCTGAACGCCGAAGCCATGACCTTGAGCCTGCGTGAAGGTGGCCTGCCGATCATCGAAGTCCGCCCACGGGACTTGGTGCCGTATCGCGTGCAATTGCCGGATGCGGCCTACAGCCTGCACGTGCAGAACAGCCTGGAGTTTGTCAGCGACCGGATCCGTCTGCGCTACGAAGCCTTGAACCGTCCGGCTCAGATCCGCCAACTGATTCTGAGCAGCGGCGAACAGCAAGTCCTCAAGGAAACCCCAGTGCTCGGCCCGTTCGACGCCGATGCGTATGTCAGCCAGCGGCTTTGGGCGACGGCACCGGACGGTACACAAGTGCCGATCAGTTTTGTGGTCAAACGCGAATTCCTCGGCAAGCCGACGCCGCTTTATCTGTACGGCTACGGCGCCTACGGCGAAAGTCTCGACCCATGGTTCTCCCACGCGCGCCTGAGCCTGCTGGATCGCGGCATGGCGTTTGCCATCGCCCATGTACGCGGTGGCGGCGAGCTGGGCGAAGCCTGGTACCGCGCCGGCAAACAGGAACACAAGCACAACACCTTTAGCGACTTCATTGCCTGCGCCGAACACCTGATCGCCAACGGCTTCACCACCCCATCGCAGTTGGCGATCAGCGGTGGCAGCGCCGGTGGTTTGCTGATCGGCGCGGTACTCAATCAGCGGCCGGAGCTGTTCGGTGCGGCGATTGCCGAAGTGCCGTTCGTCGACGTGCTCAACACCATGCTCGACCCGGAGCTGCCGCTGACCGTCACGGAATACGACGAGTGGGGTAACCCGCAAGAGCCGGACGTCTATGATCGGATCAAGGCCTACGCCCCGTACGAAAACGTCACCGCGCAAGCCTATCCGGCAACACTGGTGATTGCCGGCTACAACGATAGCCGTGTGCAGTACTGGGAAGCGGCCAAGTGGGTGGCGAAATTGCGCGCGACCAAAACTGACACCAACGCCTTGTTGCTCAAGACTGAACTGGGTGCCGGGCATGGCGGGATGAGCGGTCGGTATCAGGGGTTACGTGACGTAGCCCTCGAATACGCATTTGTTTTCACGGTTTTGGGCATCGCCTGA
- a CDS encoding YcgN family cysteine cluster protein yields the protein MAAKVEPFWIRKTLDQLDQEEWESLCDGCGLCCLQKLEDEDDNAVYYTRIACKLLDLKTCQCTDYPNRRDFVPDCIQLTPGKADEFKWLPPTCGYRLVSEGKDLPLWHHLVCGDREAVHHERISQSGRMLAEGSVAEDDWEDHLIFRAG from the coding sequence ATGGCCGCCAAAGTCGAACCGTTCTGGATACGCAAAACCCTCGATCAACTCGATCAAGAGGAATGGGAATCGCTGTGCGATGGCTGTGGCCTGTGCTGCCTGCAAAAGCTCGAGGACGAAGACGACAACGCCGTCTACTACACGCGCATCGCCTGCAAACTTCTGGACCTCAAAACCTGTCAGTGCACCGATTACCCCAACCGCCGCGACTTTGTGCCCGATTGCATCCAGCTCACGCCGGGCAAGGCCGATGAGTTCAAATGGCTGCCGCCGACTTGCGGTTATCGACTGGTCAGCGAAGGCAAGGACCTGCCGCTCTGGCATCATCTGGTGTGCGGTGATCGCGAGGCGGTGCACCACGAGCGTATTTCCCAGTCCGGTCGTATGCTCGCCGAGGGCAGCGTGGCCGAAGATGACTGGGAAGATCATCTGATTTTTCGCGCGGGTTAA
- a CDS encoding spermidine synthase codes for MKRFVLLDTTPIPENGGALCLFEYGEDFVIKIQGGDGGQLMNTRMHGSEDALAEIPCRKVAGRLNSRVLIGGLGMGFTLASALKHLGKTAEVVVAELVPGVVEWNRGPLGEKAGNPLLDPRTVIRMEDVAKVLQAEPQGFDAIMLDVDNGPEGLTQKANSWLYSAGGLSACAKALRPKGVLAVWSASADRQFSDKLKKAGFKAEEVQVFAHGNKGTRHTIWIAEKLKG; via the coding sequence ATGAAACGTTTCGTTCTGCTCGACACCACCCCCATTCCTGAAAACGGCGGTGCCTTGTGCCTGTTCGAATATGGCGAGGATTTCGTCATCAAGATTCAGGGCGGTGACGGCGGGCAGTTGATGAACACCCGCATGCACGGCTCCGAAGATGCCCTGGCCGAAATCCCCTGCCGCAAGGTCGCCGGCCGGCTAAATTCGCGGGTATTGATCGGTGGCCTGGGCATGGGCTTCACCCTCGCCTCGGCGCTCAAACATTTGGGTAAGACGGCTGAAGTGGTGGTCGCCGAATTGGTGCCCGGCGTGGTTGAGTGGAACCGTGGGCCGCTCGGCGAGAAAGCCGGCAACCCGCTGCTCGACCCGCGCACGGTGATCCGTATGGAAGATGTGGCCAAGGTGCTGCAAGCCGAGCCGCAAGGTTTCGATGCGATCATGCTCGACGTCGACAACGGCCCCGAAGGCCTGACCCAGAAAGCCAACAGCTGGCTCTACTCCGCTGGCGGCCTGAGCGCGTGTGCCAAGGCCCTGCGGCCAAAAGGCGTGCTGGCGGTGTGGTCGGCCAGCGCCGACCGGCAGTTTTCCGACAAGCTGAAAAAAGCCGGTTTCAAGGCCGAAGAAGTGCAAGTCTTCGCCCACGGCAACAAGGGCACCCGCCATACCATCTGGATTGCCGAAAAGCTCAAGGGCTGA
- a CDS encoding YcgL domain-containing protein, with the protein MKRICSIYQSSKRSGMYLYVLKSDALERVPEALMLAFGKPKHSFDLVLSPERKLASEDIVVVLENLEKQGYHLQMPPAEDEYIEHLPEELLRRNDPM; encoded by the coding sequence TTGAAACGTATTTGTTCCATCTACCAAAGCTCCAAGCGCAGCGGCATGTACCTTTATGTGCTCAAAAGCGATGCGCTTGAACGTGTGCCGGAAGCGCTGATGCTGGCCTTCGGCAAGCCGAAACATTCCTTCGATCTGGTGCTGTCGCCCGAGCGCAAACTGGCCAGTGAAGACATCGTCGTCGTGCTGGAAAACCTCGAGAAGCAGGGCTACCACCTGCAAATGCCGCCGGCTGAAGACGAATATATCGAACACTTGCCGGAAGAATTGCTGCGACGCAACGACCCGATGTAA
- a CDS encoding DUF2937 family protein, which produces MLLSYLRLVLFAAGLLIGVQVPGFISDYAKRIEAHLIEAQTGLSGFQGTANQFFKGDMQALVDHYRASEDPIFRSDADSLSTLLTRQLALDKQFQAMQGPWYIRVLQVALAADPDIRKETWNGYSYQILLTPDAMIWGMSGALLLSFGIECLFRLIDWVVLGGKRLRQSRPIEERDLRGL; this is translated from the coding sequence ATGTTGCTCAGTTATCTTCGGCTGGTATTGTTCGCGGCGGGCCTGTTGATCGGTGTCCAGGTGCCTGGGTTCATCAGTGACTATGCCAAGCGGATCGAGGCGCATCTGATCGAGGCGCAGACCGGTTTGAGCGGTTTTCAGGGCACTGCCAATCAGTTTTTCAAGGGTGACATGCAGGCGCTCGTGGACCATTACCGGGCCAGCGAAGACCCGATCTTTCGCAGCGATGCCGACAGCCTGAGCACCTTGCTCACCCGTCAACTGGCCCTAGACAAGCAATTCCAGGCCATGCAAGGGCCGTGGTACATCCGCGTCCTGCAAGTGGCCCTGGCCGCCGACCCGGATATTCGCAAGGAAACCTGGAACGGCTACAGCTACCAGATCCTGCTGACGCCGGACGCGATGATCTGGGGCATGAGCGGCGCGTTGCTGCTGTCGTTCGGCATTGAATGCCTGTTCCGACTGATTGATTGGGTGGTGCTGGGTGGCAAGCGTTTGCGCCAGAGCCGGCCGATTGAAGAGCGGGATTTGCGGGGGCTGTAA